The following DNA comes from Triticum aestivum cultivar Chinese Spring chromosome 3D, IWGSC CS RefSeq v2.1, whole genome shotgun sequence.
TCAAGTGCAAGAAATAAGATGGCTCTCGGAGTTGGAACTTTGGCTTAGGAGAACTCTGAAGTTATCCTTGCTCGTATTGGCATCCTTGGAGAGAACGATTGATCGTCAAAAATCTCGCATCAGATGGTTAAGAGAAGGAGACGCGAATACAAAATTGTTCCAATCCGTGGCAAATGGGAGAAGATAAAAAAACTTCTTTCCTCGCATCTTCCATGACTCGGAGATCATCACCGACCAACAGCGTAAAGAGGATGTATTCTATCAGACTTTCAATGACCTGCTAGGTACGACGCATGCAAGAGAATTCTCAATGGATTTTCAGTCGCTCGGCATGGAACAGCTCGAGTTGTCGGATATGGAGGAGATGTTCTCTGAGGAGGAGGTTTTGAATGTGATTAAGGAGATTCCACCCGACCATGCGCCCGGACCAGATGGTTTTATCGGAGTGTTTTGCCATAAAGCATGGCCTATTATCAAGCATGACATCATGGCGGCTCTGCTCAAACTTTTCGTTGGTGATGACAGAGGATTTGCCAAGTTGAACAAAGCTCACATCATGTTGATTCCCAAGAAGGCTGACACGGTTGAGGTGGGGGACTACATGCCCATCAACTTACCCCATAGCTTCTCCAAGTTGTTCTCTAAGATGCTGGCCAACCGTGCGCGTAGGAGGATGCGAGAGATTGTTTCTATCAACCAGTCTGCTTTCATCAAAGGGAGGAACATCCATGATAACTACCTCCTGGTCCATCAAGTGGCCCGCAAGATTCATGGCACTAAGCAGTCGGACCTCTTCCTGAAGCTCGACATCTCCCGAGCCTTCGACTCGCTTTCATGGCAGTTCTTATTTGAAGTATTGAGAGCAAAGGGATTTGGGCATCGATGTTTGAAATGGATTGCTTCAATTCTGGGCATGGCGAGTACCAAAGTCATTGTCAACGGTGTACCCGGACGGCCAATCTTTCATGCCAAAGGACTAAGGCAGGGGGCCCCAGTCTCCCCATTGTTGTTCTTCATCGCAATGGACGCGCTCACGATGCTCATCGGCGGAGCTACGGAGGCTGGGGTTCTGACTTCTTTCCGTGGTATCTCTTCCATGCAACGATTATCAATCTACGCTGACGATGTTGCAATGTTCATCCACCCTTCGGAGCAAGATTTGCACTGTGTTAGAGAGGTGCTCCATCTATTTGGAGTAGCTTCTAGTCTGAGAATAAATTATGCAAAATCAGAAGCGATACTTATCAAGGGTACGGATGTAGACATGTAGAGGGTCTTAGACACATTGCACTATCGGATGGGAGCATTCCCTTGCCGTTATCTTCGCATTCCCCTCGCAATCAAGAAGCTACGTCGTGCTGATTGGCAGCCATTGTTGGATCAGACCAGGAAATCGCTCCCGTCTTGGCAACGAGGACTCATTCAAAGGTCAGGGAGATTGATCTTGGCCAAAACAATGATTGTGGCTAGGCCAATTCATCAGCTCATGGCTTAACGCACCTAATTGGGTTTTTGATGAGATAGAGAAGTGGATGCGCTCATTCTTTTGGGCTGGGAAAGAGAGAATCAATGGTGGTCAATGCCTCGTCGCGTGGGACACTATAGCTTGCCCAACTTGTTTTGGTGGACTAGGAGTGAAGAATTTATAGTTACAAGCGCTGGCCCTACGGGTCAAGTGAGAATGGCTGAGAAGGGTGGATCCCAATAGGCCATGGCAAGGAATCCCGATGATCGAAGATAGGGAGGCAAATATAGTGTTTAGCAGCATGGTGAAGATTGAAGTGGGCAACGGCGAGATGATCCTCTTTTGGAAGGATAGGTGGATACATGGATTCACGATCAGAGAGATCACTCCGGCTATCAATGAGCTTGTCACCATTCGTGTCCGTAACACCAGGACAGTGCAACAGGCCCTCATCAATAACGCCTGGGCTCAGGACATTTGCGGAGACATTTCATTTATGGCACACATCCAAGTGGCCAATCTATGCCACGCGATCACCACAGTGTATAGGAATGAAGAACAACCTGACCTATTTCATTGGCCTGCGGATGAAAAAGGGACCTACACAACGAAGTCCGTCTACTCAAGGTTGTGCCTGGGCTTGACCAGATGTTGGATGGCGGGTTGCATTTGGAGGAGCTGGGCACCTTTGCGGTGTAAAATCTTTGCGTGGCTCACCGTTTAATATCGACTGTGGACCTTGGATCGGAGGGCCAGACACGGACTTCAAGATGAGCCATCGCCTTGTTTCACCTGCCTACAGGATGAGGATAACGTGGACCACATCCTCACACAATGTCCGTATGCTAGAGAAGTGTGGGGTCGATACTTCAAGGCCCTGCAGATCAACATCCAGGCACCTACTCAAACGGACATGTTTACAGATTGGTGGCTTGACAAGAGAAAAAGTTTCACCGGATGTATCAAGCGTGGATTCAACTCGTTTGTGATTGGTACCGCTTGTTCGTTCTGGAAACAGAGAAATGCTAGAGTGTTCAACAGAGTTCATGAGCAGAGATCACCACCATAACTTGTTGAGCGGGTGTTTCTGGAGGTCTGGGACTAGAGGCTTGCTGGCTTCGGTGTAGGAGGATTAGATCCTTTCAGGAGAGGGTGACTTAGCCGTGTTTAGCTTGTGTCAGTCAAGATGCTCGCATCTTAGTGAGGCATCTTGTAATTAAATTTTCTGCCTTTTATAAATATATGATATGTTATTGGCGTACTCTCGGAAAAAAAGCTGAGACCGGTCCATCGCCACGTGTCAAGCTGGGTCCTGCTCGCACGTTGCATCCTGCGGCGACGCGCGCCATCTGGTGTTCGCCGCAACGTAGGTACAGATGACCACCGTGTGTCCCCCCTCTCGGACACGCGCACTGCTCGAGGGCAACCCGTGCCGCGGCGCGCGCACGGGGCCGTCTTGGCACGCTCTGTCCCTCGCTGGCCACGCGCCGTGCTCACGCCTCGCCACAGCAGTCCTCCCCGACCACGTGTGCTCCGCTCGCGCCCACGCACCGCCCAGCGTGGCAGCGTCTCCCCCCAATAGCAAACTCTGGAGTCCTCCCCTCTCCTGAATCGAATCGTACGCGCGTCCCGATCGATATAAGCGCTCGAGCGCGGACTGACCGACGTGCACGGACCGATCTCAAACCCGAAACTCCATAGCTATAACGACAGCGTCGAACACATGCGCGACGACGGAGCGACGACAATGCCGCCACGGTCGGCGCCGTCTCGGCCGCCTCCGTGGGAGGCGCTCTCCCTCGTGGCCAACTTCCTTGACGCCGCGTCCCTCGCCGCGGCTTCCTGCGTCTCCACCTCCTGGCACGCCGCCTTCTCCGACGACCACCTCTGGGCGCGGCTCTGCCGCTGCCACTACCCCTCCGccatcggcctcctccccttgtccgACAGCAGCGTCAATGCGGGCGACCGGCGGTCCTCCCCGCACCGCGGCCTCTTCGCGCTGTTCCACTCCGCCGCCTCCCGCGGCCGCTCGCTCCCAGAGCCTCGCCTCGCCCTCGCGGACGTCACCTTCGCGGTCGACCTCTTCGCGGCAGGTGGACAGAACATGCTCTCGTTCGCCGTTGCTGCGTGCGACGCCGGCGTCAAGAAGGCCCCCGGCGGCGTGTTCCAGTTCGCGGTGGACGTGAGTGACCGGAACGCGGTGGCCGGGCCTGGTAAGCACTGGAGCGTGCGGTGGACGGCTGTTCGGACGGGGCTCGGGGTCGCGCCTGCGGCGATCGTGATGATGGACGCCAAGTTGCCGGCGTCGAGGGCCGGAGCGCTTGGCAGTGGCGTGAGGGGGGAGTCATGGGCCACGGAGGGGCTGCCCGCGCCGGGATGCGGCGGCGGGAAGCTGGAGGCGGAGGCCGTGGTCGAGGTGAGCGGAGAGGAGAGGCTGGTGGAGAAGGTGAGGCTCGGGGTGTTGTTGGATTGCAGGTACGTGAGCGTCGACGAGGGGCTGAGATACCTGCAGCATTTCCTCTTGTAATACGTGTATCTGTGCTCTGGAAGAGTACTTCGTGAAGATAGGCTGGTGGTCATGGGAAATACATTTTGGTTTCTGGTTGTATATGCACCCTATATGGggatttgtttttaatattttaataaaaagtcaaaataggaaagaactattttgacaaaacacttgacttacttttgcactgATATATAAATGTCGACGAAAAAAACAAAAGTTGACCTcaagcaaaaaagacaaaatttatttgttattataggtcactattcataCTATTTTAGCCAAAAATTTGTCTTTTTGAAAAAAAGTCAAAAGGATATTCTTTTTTGATTTTATTTCTCACGAATACAATAGAAggtcatttttaaaaaaatatatatttttaggaatttttgactttttgttgaattattaattttttttcatataggATGCATATGTCCTCATAGACCAAAAGTTCCCCTCCGATGGCCATGGTTTTGTTTTAGCTTATCTGGGTGCATATGTGttcatgttttttttttgaattttcagggAGGAGAGTTTCCCATCTGAATATATTTAACCAGAGAAGACCCGGGGGCCCCCGATGATTACAAGCATGAGACAGGAcaccacactgtagttttacatGGGGGAGGGGAAAAACCAACTGCCCCAGCTAACCTAAGGCTACCCCAAAGCCGTAGCCTGCATCCAAGTTTCAACATGGATCCGACAGGTTTCTTTCAGGCGCCCTCGCCACAACAGCGCGTCTTCCTTACATGAGCCTAGTAACCGAGCGAGAGAGGGACGCTGCCCCTGGAACACAACCGCATTCCGGTGCTTCCATAAGTGCCAGCAGCACAGCATAGCGAATTCAGGTGCAGAGCCGACCGCCGAGCTCGCCGCAGAAGCCAGGTGATCCAAGCAGCTCACGCTCACCCCCTCGACGTTGATGCCGATCCGCCCCCAGAAAGATCTTGCGAACGGACAGGAGAAGATCATATGATCCGCACTCTCCAGCTCTTCCTCACACACGGGGCACCCAGCATCATCAGGCTCCACAATGTGTTTTTTTAGCAGGACGTCTCTTGTATGGATACGTTTCTGCACCATCAACCAGCAGAAGAACTTGACACGCGACGGCACTCTTGTGTCCCAGATGGAGGTCGCAAACGGGGCAACCAGGCCACCAAACCTCAGCAGTCTGTACGCCATGGCAGCTGACAGGTCGCCGCGGGGGGTCGTGATGTGGAGGAGAGACCGATCATCCCCCTCCTCTCTCACAGGCTGGGCCTCCATCAGTGCCAGGACCACTCCTAGCTCGGTTTCGCCCACACGCGTGAGGCGCGGCATGA
Coding sequences within:
- the LOC123074881 gene encoding probable F-box protein At5g04010, which translates into the protein MRDDGATTMPPRSAPSRPPPWEALSLVANFLDAASLAAASCVSTSWHAAFSDDHLWARLCRCHYPSAIGLLPLSDSSVNAGDRRSSPHRGLFALFHSAASRGRSLPEPRLALADVTFAVDLFAAGGQNMLSFAVAACDAGVKKAPGGVFQFAVDVSDRNAVAGPGKHWSVRWTAVRTGLGVAPAAIVMMDAKLPASRAGALGSGVRGESWATEGLPAPGCGGGKLEAEAVVEVSGEERLVEKVRLGVLLDCRYVSVDEGLRYLQHFLL